A window of the Trichoderma asperellum chromosome 4, complete sequence genome harbors these coding sequences:
- a CDS encoding uncharacterized protein (EggNog:ENOG41~MEROPS:MER0031617), producing MFDGFDTFTITTQIEPHVSIFGIRSGDVSSSKRPPLLLLHGFPQSHHIWHQAAMQLRDKYTIVIIDLRGYGSSSKPEDVSQYAKSFMARDCIKVMDELGITGSFFICAHDRGARVAHKVCVDYPDRVRKAIFLDICPTLAMYTVENPNFAKMYWHWYFLIQRSPLPETLISASPRQFAELFMGGRQVSGLSIFEKESLDQYVSNLGDPVTIHSMCQDYRASATLDLDEAREDIKQGRLIQNPLRVLWARHGVIGKHFHAIQEWKAVSNAKVDGHDVDSGHYLPENVPDEVVFNILEFLQ from the coding sequence ATGTTTGACGGATTTGATACATTCACCATAACAACGCAGATTGAGCCACATGTCTCAATCTTCGGCATTAGAAGTGGCGATGTCTCGTCATCGAAACGTCCGCcgttactactactacacgGATTTCCACAAAGCCACCATATATGGCACCAGGCTGCAATGCAATTAAGAGATAAATACACCATTGTAATCATCGACTTGCGAGGATATGGAAGTTCGTCCAAACCAGAAGACGTATCGCAGTATGCAAAGAGTTTCATGGCTCGGGATTGTATAAAAGTGATGGACGAGCTTGGCATTACTGGATCATTCTTTATCTGCGCCCACGACCGTGGTGCGAGAGTGGCGCATAAAGTGTGCGTTGATTACCCGGATCGCGTGCGGAAGGCCATATTCCTCGATATATGCCCTACTCTTGCGATGTATACGGTTGAAAACCCGAACTTTGCGAAGATGTACTGGCACTGGTACTTCTTGATTCAGCGATCGCCTCTGCCGGAGACGCTCATATCTGCAAGTCCTCGGCAGTTTGCAGAATTGTTCATGGGCGGTCGACAAGTGAGCGGACTTTCAATATTTGAAAAAGAGAGTCTAGATCAGTATGTTTCCAATCTCGGAGATCCAGTGACGATACACTCCATGTGCCAGGACTATCGAGCAAGCGCCACGTTGGATCTAGACGAGGCACGAGAGGATATCAAACAGGGAAGGTTGATTCAAAATCCATTGAGGGTTTTATGGGCTAGACATGGAGTTATTGGGAAGCATTTCCATGCTATTCAAGAATGGAAAGCTGTGAGCAATGCTAAGGTGGATGGACATGACGTTGATTCCGGCCACTATCTTCCGGAGAATGTGCCAGATGAAGTTGTATTCAACATTTTAGAGTTTCTACAATGA
- a CDS encoding uncharacterized protein (EggNog:ENOG41), with the protein MAVKPLKIAVIPGDGIGKEVMPVGVACLESLSIIYNIPMQLEWFDFASCDYYQKHGDMMPPDWKEKLLQFDAIYFGAVGMPDIVPDDVSLWGSLIKFRREFDQYINLRPCRLMPGVPCPLANRKPGDIDFWIVRENTEGEYSSIGGKMFEGTDREVVIQETVMTRTGVDRVLRYAFDLAQSRPRKKLTSATKSNGISITMPYWDSRVQEMATKYPDVSVDKYHIDILTAHFVQRPNIFDVVVGSNLFGDILSDLGPACTGTIGIAPSANINPDGKFPSLFEPVHGSAPDIAGKGIANPVGMIWAGQMLLQHFGHKEAADELLRAIETVMARAEANVVTPDVGGKGTTKGFGEAILNEILARDNASKA; encoded by the coding sequence ATGGCGGTCAAACCTCTCAAGATTGCAGTTATCCCAGGCGATGGTATCGGCAAAGAAGTGATGCCAGTGGGTGTGGCATGTTTGGAGTCCCTCTCCATAATTTACAACATCCCAATGCAGCTCGAGTGGTTTGACTTTGCGAGCTGTGATTACTATCAGAAGCATGGCGACATGATGCCTCCCGACTGGAAGGAAAAGCTACTTCAGTTCGATGCCATATACTTTGGCGCCGTGGGAATGCCTGATATTGTTCCAGACGACGTATCGCTATGGGGAAGCCTGATCAAGTTCCGTCGCGAGTTTGATCAATACATCAACCTTCGACCGTGTCGCTTGATGCCAGGAGTGCCATGTCCTTTGGCCAACCGCAAGCCGGGTGACATTGACTTCTGGATCGTGCGGGAGAACACAGAGGGGGAATACAGCAGCATTGGAGGGAAGATGTTTGAAGGAACAGACCGTGAGGTTGTGATTCAAGAGACGGTAATGACGAGGACTGGCGTTGACCGCGTGCTTCGATATGCCTTTGACCTTGCACAAAGCAGGCCGCGCAAGAAGTTGACCAGCGCGACAAAGAGCAATGGAATTAGCATCACAATGCCTTACTGGGATTCCAGAGTACAAGAGATGGCCACCAAGTATCCAGATGTCAGCGTCGACAAGTACCACATTGACATCTTGACAGCTCATTTTGTGCAGCGGCCCAATATATTCGACGTGGTCGTCGGCAGCAACCTATTTGGCGACATCCTATCTGATCTGGGACCGGCTTGCACAGGCACCATCGGAATTGCCCCATCCGCAAACATCAATCCCGATGGCAAATTCCCGAGTCTCTTTGAGCCTGTCCACGGCAGCGCTCCGGACATTGCTGGAAAAGGCATCGCAAATCCGGTGGGCATGATCTGGGCCGGCCAGATGCTGTTGCAGCATTTCGGACACAAGGAGGCTGCAGATGAACTGCTTCGAGCGATTGAGACAGTCATGGCTCGCGCCGAAGCAAATGTTGTGACGCCGGATGTTGGTGGTAAGGGAACAACGAAGGGTTTTGGAGAGGCAATTCTGAATGAGATTTTGGCGAGAGACAACGCGTCAAAAGCATAA
- a CDS encoding uncharacterized protein (EggNog:ENOG41): MSRRYETLATTPAPFACLACRDSKRRCDRSIPQCKGCIQKRIVCDYPYRRKKRERKRPASNSIVSPISNLLTDRSPASGSAETSGASPDYYESLHLAPLNPTGANFLTERFLDPEGFRSAQLRVPEPDVDYLITKDVSDFVGDVANIKAISDKFFDSVHEWMPIISKIQFLANLVSSLTHKRAELFFLILAMKLVCEPGSSSRTPLYQITKQLQHKIENSGVLSLRVVQASVLIIIYELGNGIYPSAFLSIASSARYACAVDVDKSILHCEINGISWPELEERRRAWWSLLVLDRFLNLSDPSRHLVTSDPAIENWLPIDDAAFNAGTSRPEDAFTLGSANALNLGRFARFAQGAHLLGQVLRHVAEKSPESETAQLRRTIFSLVNVSSLEAKFRQLEFCAQTSVCYCGILLLDCSQSQRESNCPVISLDHLSVESSLISQTVLQISVYITQRPENDVHRRSSPFLLHMLYRVAMLYLKASKTTPSESLADKLHVIKQGLELLSRRYHVAQSYLSLISRREIMQAME; encoded by the exons ATGAGCCGGCGGTACGAAACTCTGGCGACTACTCCAGCGCCCTTTGCGTGTCTGGCTTGCCGGGATTCTAAGCGGCGATGCGACCGCTCCATTCCTCAGTGCAAAGGCTGCATCCA AAAGCGAATTGTATGCGATTATCCGTACCGCCGCAAGAAGCGAGAGCGAAAGCGACCAGCCAGCAACTCAATAGTCTCTCCAATCTCGAATCTCTTAACAGACCGCTCGCCAGCCTCCGGCTCAGCCGAGACCTCTGGAGCAAGCCCAGACTATTATGAAAGCCTCCATCTCGCGCCTTTGAACCCAACTGGTGCCAATTTTCTCACTGAGAGGTTCTTGGACCCTGAAGGCTTCCGTAGCGCCCAGCTGAGAGTACCTGAGCCAGATGTGGATTACCTAATTACAAAGGATGTATCCGACTTTGTTGGTGATGTTGCCAACATCAAGGCAATATCGGACAAGTTCTTTGATTCTGTCCACGAATGGATGCCAATTATATCCAAGATCCAGTTTTTGGCTAACTTGGTCAGTTCGTTGACTCACAAACGTGCTgaactcttcttcctcatcctcgctaTGAAACTGGTTTGCGAGCCAGGTTCAAGCTCAAGAACGCCGCTTTATCAGATAACAAAACAGCTGCAACATAAAATTGAAAATTCTGgagttctctctctccgggTGGTTCAAGCGTCAGTTCTCATCATTATTTACGAGTTGGGGAATGGCATATATCCATCTGCCTTCTTATCCATTGCTAGCTCTGCTCGATATGCATGCGCGGTTGATGTCGACAAGTCAATTCTGCATTGCGAAATTAACGGTATTTCGTGGCCAGAACTGGAGGAACGCCGCCGAGCATGGTGGTCGCTGCTTGTTCTGGACAG ATTCTTGAACTTGTCTGACCCGAGTCGTCATCTTGTGACTTCTGACCCGGCGATAGAGAACTGGCTCCCAATTGATGATGCAGCATTCAATGCTGGG ACATCTCGACCAGAAGATGCATTTACGCTGGGTTCAGCTAATGCCCTTAATTTGGGCCGATTTGCTCGCTTTGCGCAAGGTGCCCATTTACTCGGCCAGGTTTTACGCCATGTTGCTGAAAAGTCTCCAGAGAGCGAGACCGCACAGTTGAGGCGGACTATCTTCTCTTTGGTCAATGTCTCCAGTTTGGAAGCAAAGTTCAGGCAGCTGGAATTCTGCGCACAAACATCTGTGTGCTATTG CGGGATACTCTTACTAGACTGCTCTCAAAGTCAAAGAGAGTCAAATTGCCCTGTCATATCGCTCGACCACTTATCTGTGGAAAGCAGCCTGATTTCGCAGACAGTTTTGCAAATATCCGTCTACATCACCCAGCGCCCTGAAAACGATGTACACCGGCGCTCGTCTCCATTCCTCCTGCATATGTTGTATAGGGTGGCCATGCTCTATTTAAAGGCTTCGAAAACTACCCCTAGCGAGTCCTTGGCTGATAAACTGCACGTTATTAAGCAGGGGCTTGAACTCCTCAGCCGCCGATATCATGTTGCTC AATCATATCTTTCGTTAATATCTCGCCGCGAAATAATGCAAGCAATGGAATAA
- a CDS encoding uncharacterized protein (EggNog:ENOG41) translates to MSPIRVGLIGLSSEPAGLGQGKWGVSAHLASLRPSPHYEIVAVCNSSIESARRSIEYHKLPSSVKAYGSPEDLANDPDVELIDVSIVVSRHFLAAKPALLAKKQAFVEWPLGASTAEAEEMLRLAKEADLKIVVGTQFRADPWLAKAKQLVESGAIGRVTSSDVQISSPLGPIDTWTAEAEFYLDFESGGNEFHIFFAHFLSGFTYVLGEFASIKSTFAVQNPVVKLISSKTSEVVNPEKRRTAPDHISVQGMLESGAMVSISTRTPPKPIDGHSLRWLITGSEGELELTTSGRGYQVGSNPRTLRVVLKDGEIKTVNWEQDEPSHIKNVAPPGVNTARLFEAYALNKDCYSDFEKAVKLHKLLDRIAKDAGYM, encoded by the exons ATGTCTCCAATTCGTGTTGGACTCATTGGCCTCAGCTCTGAGCCAGCAGGTTTAGGCCAAGGCAAATGGGGCGTATCAGCACACTTGGCCTCCCTTCGTCCCTCTCCCCATTACGAAATTGTGGCGGTATGCAACTCGTCTATTGAATCAGCTCGCCGGTCAATCGAATACCACAAACTGCCTTCTTCTGTCAAAGCGTATGGCAGTCCTGAAGACCTAGCCAACGACCCCGATGTCGAGCTCATTGACGTATCAATTGTCGTCTCGAGGCATTTCCTTGCTGCCAAGCCTGCTTTGTTAGCCAAGAAGCAGGCCTTTGTGGAATGGCCTCTAGGGGCTAGtacagcagaagcagaagagatgCTCCGGTTGGCAAAAGAAGCCGACTTGAAGATTGTAGTTGGTACCCAATTTCGCGCAGATCCATGGCTCGCAAAGGCTAAGCAACTGGTCGAGAGCGGAGCAATTGGCAGAGTCACCAGTTCCGACGTCCAGATTTCTTCTCCCCTTGGACCCATAGATACCTGGACTGCCGAAGCTGAGTTTTATTTGGATTTTGAGAGTGGTGGGAATGAATTTCATATTTTCTTTGCTCACT TTCTAAGCGGATTTACTTATGTGCTCGGAGAGTTCGCGAGCATCAAGTCGACGTTCGCAGTCCAGAATCCAGTAGTGAAGTTGATCAGCAGCAAGACCAGCGAAGTAGTCAACCCAGAAAAGCGTAGAACTGCCCCTGACCATATTTCAGTTCAAGGCATGCTGGAAAGTGGTGCCATGGTCAGCATTAGCACGCGTACGCCACCGAAGCCGATTGACGGACACAGCTTGCGATGGCTCATTACTGGCTCAGAAGGAGAATTGGAGCTCACAACCAGTGGTAGAGGGTACCAAGTTGGCTCCAATCCAAGAACTTTGCGAGTCGTTTTAAAAGATGGTGAAATAAAAACAGTTAATTGGGAACAGGACGAGCCAAGTCATATCAAAAATGTTGCTCCGCCAGGGGTGAACACTGCAAGACTGTTTGAGGCTTATGCCCTAAATAAGGATTGCTATTCGGATTTTGAGAAAGCCGTGAAACTCCATAAACTTTTGGATAGAATTGCGAAAGATGCAGGTTATATGTAG
- a CDS encoding uncharacterized protein (EggNog:ENOG41) has protein sequence MDIDFLGHVPSSVTQDEAATLPLNALTMYIALFDASTHGFPSPLTPAGKSFDYKHTPLVILGGGSNCGKFAIQLAKWAGFGTIIAIAGKTKAEYLVELGATHIIDRTLSDDKIESEVRNIVVDNLLHVCTAVLPKDQTLGARLLSNSKKGTLVTVTKGTVDETKLGEKKAGYRVRGFLCRPHAKDKRELATLFWKAFPGLIEKGILRPTPYEVVKGLDENKINEILDEYGQSKGPTRPNIHISDV, from the coding sequence ATGGACATTGATTTCCTGGGGCATGTGCCATCATCTGTCACACAAGATGAGGCTGCTACATTACCCTTGAATGCACTTACTATGTACATCGCTCTTTTTGACGCATCCACACACGGTTTTCCTTCCCCTTTGACTCCGGCGGGAAAGTCGTTTGACTACAAACATACGCCTCTCGTCATCCTTGGAGGTGGCTCCAACTGTGGAAAATTCGCTATCCAGCTTGCTAAATGGGCCGGTTTCGGCACCATCATTGCAATCGCCGGCAAAACCAAAGCAGAATATCTCGTTGAGCTTGGTGCTACACATATAATCGACAGAACCTTGAGTGACGATAAAATCGAGTCTGAGGTACGAAATATCGTGGTGGATAACCTTCTGCATGTTTGTACTGCTGTGTTGCCAAAGGATCAGACACTGGGTGCCCGACTTCTGTCAAACAGCAAGAAAGGAACACTAGTTACAGTAACAAAGGGTACAGTCGACGAAACAAAACTAGGTGAGAAAAAGGCTGGATATAGGGTGCGCGGATTCCTTTGTCGCCCACATGCAAAGGATAAACGAGAGCTGGCAACTCTCTTCTGGAAAGCTTTCCCGGGACTTATCGAAAAGGGAATCCTTAGGCCAACTCCATATGAAGTGGTTAAGGGTTTGGATGAGAATAAGATCAATGAGATACTTGATGAGTATGGCCAATCCAAAGGACCAACCAGGCCAAACATTCATATAAGCGACGTATAG
- a CDS encoding uncharacterized protein (EggNog:ENOG41) — MSLPKMYKAMVTLEANKPFTLQELPLKLPEPGQILVKVLACGVCLSDVFIINGHMGTAFPRVTGHEIVGDVVAVGDNVTRVSVGERVGGPWHGGHDGTCRSCERSQYQFCKNQKINGVSFDGGYAEYVLLRAEAAVRVPKEMDAAEVAPFLCAGVTVFNGMRKLRVEQGGLVAVNGLGGLGHLAVQYANKMGYEVVAISSGDDKAALAKELGAHHYINAKKSDAVAEILKLGGADMIVQTAPNPDTISKLVKSLGPGGKLLNLCVVGEVPVDTATLVSKGASVHGWPSGHASDSEDAIRFALTHGIRCMIQRYPLEEAQQAVDDLIAGKPRFRNVLVMNH; from the coding sequence ATGTCTCTCCCCAAGATGTACAAGGCCATGGTCACCCTCGAGGCCAACAAGCCCTTTACCCTCCAAGAGCTCCCCCTGAAGCTTCCCGAGCCCGGCCAAATCCTCGTCAAAGTCCTCGCCTGCGGTGTCTGCCTTTCAgatgtcttcatcatcaacggcCACATGGGCACCGCCTTCCCCCGTGTCACCGGCCACGAAATCGTCGGCgatgtcgtcgccgtcggtGACAACGTAACCCGTGTCTCTGTGGGCGAGCGCGTAGGCGGTCCTTGGCACGGTGGCCATGACGGAACTTGTCGCTCCTGCGAGCGCTCACAGTACCAGTTTTGCAAGAATCAGAAGATCAACGGAGTCAGTTTCGACGGCGGCTATGCTGAATACGTTCTTCTACGAGCTGAGGCTGCGGTTCGCGTGCCCAAGGAAATGGACGCCGCGGAGGTTGCCCCGTTCTTGTGTGCCGGAGTTACTGTTTTCAATGGAATGCGCAAGCTACGTGTTGAGCAAGGAGGACTGGTTGCTGTGAATGGACTTGGAGGACTGGGCCACTTGGCAGTGCAATACGCCAACAAGATGGGATATGAGGTCGTCGCTATCTCATCCGGAGACGACAAAGCCGCCCTGGCGAAAGAGCTCGGTGCCCATCATTACATCAACGCCAAGAAGAGCGACGCTGTCGCCGAGATTCTCAAGCTGGGCGGCGCCGACATGATTGTCCAGACGGCTCCCAACCCCGATACCATCAGCAAACTCGTCAAGTCTCTGGGCCCAGGCGGCAAACTTCTCAACCTCTGTGTTGTTGGAGAAGTTCCCGTCGACACGGCTACGCTGGTTTCCAAGGGCGCGAGTGTTCACGGCTGGCCAAGTGGACATGCATCCGACAGCGAGGATGCGATTCGATTCGCCCTTACACACGGCATTCGCTGCATGATCCAGAGATATCCGCTCGAGGAGGCGCAGCAGGCGGTTGACGATTTGATTGCCGGAAAGCCTCGGTTCAGGAATGTGTTGGTGATGAACCACTAA
- a CDS encoding uncharacterized protein (EggNog:ENOG41~TransMembrane:9 (o24-46i72-91o97-118i125-146o166-186i193-219o231-255i267-286o292-310i)), giving the protein MDDDFLFPRAGIVPGGEGSVRPGYYKAIGIGLAVGSGLFIGTSFVLKKVGLLKANTKYNEAAGEGYGYLKNAYWWAGMILMIIGEVCNFVAYAFTDAILVTPLGALSVVITTILSAIFLKERLSLVGKVACFLCIVGSVVIVMNAPQESSVANIEEMQKYVITPGFLSYTGVIIVGSVIVAFFVGPKYGKKNMLVYISICSWIGGLSVVSTQGLGAAIIAWAGGQPEYKQWFLWVLLVFVVGTLLTEIIFLNKALNLFNAAIVTPTYYVYFTSTTIITSAVLFQGFKGTAQSIVTVVLGFLTICSGVVLLQLSKSAKDVPDAAVFNGDLDQIHTIAEQAQPETEPKADAIRGAAAIVRRISNARLRMEAEELKRLHEEKMAESMAPISEDGQPMYEWDGLRRRRTIASSMHTRSTRLSTPIPGSPAPPRTPHPPLGMSHFPTDEELAEHDRTPGVFSSIAGTIRGRRGHNQHHILSVSEMDDEDEEAQYGTDKIPSPMHPLALKHITLPQQKPDDEAGAYYGPTREHMYFSHANTDTAYRGAESGDAPQFLAPTPPPHGTRRQFSFNRVFRRTPQPSEEERVGLVKEPSADGRERSPGGSPGASHGTSPGGSPDPAAGGGGVGHPPAPAFI; this is encoded by the exons ATGGATGATGATTTCCTCTTCCCACGAGCTGGCATCGTGCCGGGAGGCGAAGGCTCTGTGCGGCCGGGATACTACAAGGCCATCGGCATTGGTCTGGCGGTTGGGTCGGGTCTCTTTATTGGAACGTCCTTCGTCCTCAAAAAGGTCGGCCTGCTGAAGGCGAACACCAAATACAACGAAGCTGCTGGCGAAGGCTATGGCTACCTCAAGAACGCCTACTGGTGGGCGGGCATGATCCTCATGATTATTGGCGAGGTGTGCAACTTTGTCGCATACGCCTTCACCGATGCTATCCTGGTTACACCACTTGGTGCGCTGTCCGtcgtcatcaccaccattcTGTCTGCCATCTTTCTCAAGGAGCGACTTAGCCTGGTCGGCAAAGTGGCATGCTTTCTCTGCATCGTGGGGTcggtcgtcatcgtcatgaATGCACCGCAGGAATCCTCCGTCGCCAACATCGAAGAAATGCAGAAATATGTCATCACACCGGGGTTTCTATCCTACACGGGCGTCATTATTGTCGGATCCGTCATAGTCGCTTTCTTCGTCGGACCAAAATATGGTAAGAAGAATATGTTGGTCTACATCTCGATCTGCAGCTGGATCGGTGGCTTGAGTGTCGTGTCGACCCAAGGTCTGGGCGCCGCCATCATTGCATGGGCCGGCGGCCAGCCGGAATACAAGCAATGGTTCTTGTGGGTGCTGCTTGTCTTTGTTGTGGGCACCTTGCTTACCGAAATTATCTTTCTTAAC AAAGCGCTCAATCTCTTCAACGCCGCCATTGTTACACCCACATATTATGTCTACTTTACTAGCACCACCATCATTACGTCCGCAGTTTTATTTCAAGGTTTCAAGGGCACTGCCCAGTCTATTGTTACCGTTGTGTTGGGATTCCTTACTATTTGCTCTGGTGTAGTCCTGCTACAGCTCTCCAAGTCCGCCAAGGATGTCCCCGATGCTGCCGTCTTCAATGGCGATCTGGACCAGATTCATACCATTGCCGAACAGGCACAGCCCGAGACGGAGCCCAAGGCAGACGCAATCCGAGGCGCCGCTGCTATTGTCAGGCGCATTTCCAACGCACGACTGAGGATGGAGGCCGAAGAGCTCAAACGTCTTCacgaagagaagatggccgaGAGCATGGCCCCCATCAGCGAAGACGGTCAGCCGATGTACGAGTGGGACGGCTTGAGGCGAAGACGAACTATTGCGTCCAGTATGCACACCAGATCGACTAGGCTTTCAACGCCGATTCCCGGTTCCCCAGCCCCGCCGAGAACTCCTCATCCGCCGCTGGGCATGTCGCATTTCCCTACAGATGAAGAGCTCGCAGAACATGATCGCACTCCCGGTGTCTTCTCCAGCATAGCAGGAACAATCCGTGGCCGTCGGGGCCACAACCAGCATCACATTCTCAGCGTCAGCGAAAtggacgacgaggatgaagaagcgCAGTATGGTACCGACAAGATTCCTAGTCCGATGCATCCGCTCGCCCTCAAGCATATTACGTTGCCCCAGCAGAAACCTGATGACGAAGCGGGCGCTTATTATGGCCCGACGCGCGAGCACATGTACTTCTCCCACGCAAACACCGACACCGCGTATCGCGGCGCCGAATCCGGCGATGCCCCCCAATTCCTCGCTCCGACACCACCGCCTCATGGAACACGACGCCAGTTCTCTTTCAACAGGGTTTTCCGAAGAACACCCCAGCCGTCTGAAGAGGAACGCGTAGGGCTTGTCAAGGAACCCAGTGCCGACGGTAGAGAAAGATCGCCAGGTGGATCTCCGGGAGCGTCTCATGGAACATCGCCAGGAGGTTCACCTGATCCAGcggctggtggaggaggagttgGACACCCTCCGGCCCCAGCTTTTATCTAG
- a CDS encoding uncharacterized protein (TransMembrane:1 (i80-100o)), translating to MAKRLADRKITLAIDRVKTATAHHDTVETRGAYVERMESNVLCLNLCDQHGRAAETAHAVSASEKPGPWTGSSLAAFRRYMIYIAAVGADAGTCVSIYGAV from the coding sequence ATGGCTAAACGATTAGCAGATCGCAAAATAACTCTGGCCATTGATAGGGTCAAGACTGCTACTGCGCATCACGACACAGTCGAAACACGCGGCGCCTATGTTGAGCGAATGGAATCGAATGTTTTGTGTCTTAATTTGTGTGACCAGCACGGCAGGGCAGCTGAAACGGCGCACGCAGTATCAGCGTCAGAGAAGCCCGGCCCCTGGACCGGCTCTAGCCTCGCGGCGTTTAGGAGGTACATGATCTACATTGCAGCTGTAGGCGCGGATGCAGGTACCTGCGTATCAATTTATGGGGCGGTCTAA
- a CDS encoding uncharacterized protein (EggNog:ENOG41~SECRETED:SignalP(1-20)), whose protein sequence is MQFSALVLSVSATLIAAATATDNMNRDVDSGCRAFEDPDCGIDHGVCQCSNGWFYELNLDNIDDGNYCNPPWGFLATNASGLAGYTC, encoded by the exons ATGCAGTTCTCagctcttgtcttgtctgttTCTGCGACTCTTATCGCAGCTGCCACAGCTACTGACAACATGAATCGCGATGTTGACTCTGGCTGCCGCGCCTT TGAGGACCCTGATTGTGGCATTGACCATGGTGTGTGCCAATGTTCCAATG GATGGTTCTACGAACTCAACTTGGACAATATCGACGACGGAAACTACTGCAACCCACCTTGGGGATTCCTTGCAACAAATGCATCTGGACTTGCTGGATATACCTGTTAG
- a CDS encoding uncharacterized protein (EggNog:ENOG41) produces the protein MSLAFPGNDLPRLNHADKRKLLLSLQRDLPKSYLCPCCNELQRLKPELNWEGQDHKWTCDMSNGYMLNSTWRNGHIELHKHIIFSDEYYKFMKHGNICFMDAYLTMSRHSYGLLHGISLRHLERCVSFETELELDQCLHGIFRTEANMKRAMRRVYGIKVQEPTFNWIPEEQPRGKGLWRFSLRYSPKIIDNKLYIARFFTIAGPSVSWADLARLLNSIQPKICNHMSCMIIMYPVTPMYSWTIPCGHPGDFDFEFFPERMRRYWKACGFTLGKGSCLLCNTDYDVSLTKDETKEEWNFSCSSYHCLGPCQTPMDPLWNYFANIGGERAGFLRYYYLSHEEGRPCGPDGNELIFGHPTMNGEVRRKWLEKSTKSESL, from the coding sequence ATGTCGCTTGCATTCCCCGGAAACGACCTACCACGTCTCAATCACGccgacaaaagaaaattacttttatctCTACAGAGAGACTTGCCGAAAAGCTATCTCTGCCCCTGCTGTAATGAACTGCAGAGATTAAAGCCCGAGCTTAACTGGGAGGGCCAAGATCACAAATGGACTTGCGACATGTCAAACGGATACATGCTGAATTCAACCTGGCGAAACGGCCATATTGAACTTCATAAACACATCATCTTCTCGGACGAATATTACAAATTCATGAAGCATGGCAATATTTGCTTTATGGACGCATATCTGACCATGAGTCGCCATTCTTACGGTCTTTTGCACGGCATATCTCTTCGACACCTAGAGCGTTGCGTGTCGTTTGAGAcagagctcgagctcgaTCAGTGCCTGCATGGCATTTTCCGAACTGAGGCAAACATGAAAAGGGCCATGCGTCGCGTGTACGGCATTAAAGTGCAAGAGCCTACTTTCAACTGGATCCCGGAAGAACAGCCGCGAGGCAAAGGGCTATGGAGATTTTCCCTTCGGTATAGTCCCAAGATTATCGACAACAAGCTATACATTGCTCGTTTCTTTACTATTGCTGGACCTAGTGTATCTTGGGCCGATCTTGCGCGGCTACTCAACAGCATACAGCCGAAAATCTGCAACCACATGAGTTGCATGATCATAATGTATCCAGTTACTCCCATGTATTCGTGGACTATTCCATGTGGTCACCCTggagattttgattttgagtTTTTCCCTGAGAGAATGAGACGCTATTGGAAAGCATGTGGATTCACTTTAGGAAAAGGGTCATGTTTGCTCTGTAACACAGACTACGACGTTTCGCTCACGAAAGATGAAACTAAAGAGGAATGGAACTTCAGCTGCAGTTCATATCACTGCCTTGGACCATGTCAAACCCCAATGGACCCCCTTTGGAATTATTTTGCCAATATCGGAGGCGAAAGGGCTGGATTCTTACGCTACTACTATTTGTCGCATGAAGAAGGTCGGCCTTGTGGACCTGATGGTAACGAGTTGATCTTTGGGCATCCAACTATGAATGGTGAAGTTCGGCGGAAGTGGCTAGAAAAGAGTACAAAATCAGAAAGCTTGTAA